The following is a genomic window from Capnocytophaga stomatis.
ACTTTATAATTGGGCATTTCGGCAATGAAAAAACTTTTTCCTTTCTTGATTTTCAGAAGTTTGTCCAGCACAAAAGCAGAAAGCAACGCCACAACAAAACCTAAAACATACAGTGCAAATAGCGTAAACGCCTTGTAACTTATGAACAGAAACTCGCCATCAGGGATTACCAAAGCAATGATAATCAGATAAACGGGCAGTCGGGCAGAACACGTCATAAACGGAGTTACTAAAATTGTGATAAGGCGTTCTTTCCAACTTTCGATGTTTCGTGCAATCATCACGGCAGGAATTGCACACGCCGCACCCGATATCAGCGGAACAACACTCTTACCGTTAAGCCCGAAACGCCTCATAATGTTATCCATCAAGAATACCACTCGGCTCATATATCCACTTTCTTCGAGCAAAGAAATGAAGAAGAAAAGGATAGCGATTTGGGGAATAAAAATCAAAATTCCCGTGATTCCCGGCAGGATTCCTTCGGTTAGTAATTCCGTTAATGCTCCTTTAGGAAGTTTTTCGGACGCCCAGTTTGTAAATTTCTCCAAGTTCCCTTCTATCCAATCCATCGGATAACTGCTCCAATCGTACACAGCTTGGAACACGAGCAACAGCACCATTGCAAAGATTACGTATCCGAAAATTTTATGAATAAGAATCTTATCTAATTTTGCTCGCAGTGTTTTGGCTTCGGAAAGGCTTACCGAATATGTTTTCTTTAGTATATCGTTTATCTGCTGATACCTCAAGATGGTTTCTCGCTGCTTCATCCGTTTGATTTCGCTCTCGCTTTTGGTATTTCGTACGCCGGCAAGGTCGATTTCTTTGTGACTCTCAATAAAGTCCGTATTGTGTGATATTATCAGCCAGAGTTTATACGGGTTTTCTTTAGGAAACAGCGTAGTTAAATTATGGAAGTACGGAGCATCCAACCGATTGATATCCAAGAAAGAATGTACGGGAAGCTCGCTGTAATTGGCAAGAACGATTTTGAGTTCGTCCAAGCCCGTACGAGTGCGTGTACTGGTTAGTATAACCTTGGTTTTCAGTTCTCTTTCAAGTGCAGGAATATCAATCTTGATGCCTTTTCGCTTCATTTGGTCTGCCATATTCACAACCAGAACCGTAGGCAGGTTAAGGTCTTTTATCTGCGTAAATATGAGCAAGTTTTGTTTTAAATTTTCGACATCTGCAGTAACGACAACCACATCGGGATAAAGTTCTTCGTTCTTGTTTAGAAGAATATTCACGGCAACACGCTCATCCATTGAGTTAGCGTTGAGGCTGTACGTGCCCGGCAAGTCGATGATTTCAACTTTAACATCATCGGTAAGCTTGCAGTGCCCGATTTTTTTTTCGACCGTAATTCCGGGATAGTTTCCTACCTTTTGGTTTAATCCCGTAAGTGCATTAAAAATAGAAGTCTTTCCCGTATTCGGATTTCCTATAAGGGCTACTTTTATATCTCTCCTCATTATATTTTTTCAATTTCAATTAGTGAAGCCATTTCCTTGCGGATGGAAAGGTATGAATTGTTCATATTAACATAAATTGGGTCACCGAAAACAGATTTTTCAATGACTTCAACCTCGCTCCCCACAAAGCATCCTAATTCAATTAGTTTTAGCGGAACATTCTCAATGTCAATATGTTTTATGATTCCCTTTTCGCCTTTTTTAAGATGAGAAACAGTAAGTTTTCCTTTAGCAGAAGTCTTCTCCATAAGAGTGTTTAATTTAGACTTAATTTAAGGGCAAAGATACTCTTTTTTAAGAAAAAGCGAAATCAGCAGTAAGAAAAGTTTTCTTTCAAACAAGGCAAAAGCACAAAAATGAAAATAATGTGGAATCAAACAGCATTGATAAGCCGTAATAGTGATTATTTGTGAAGAAGTAAAACGCTTTAAATCAGTAAATTGCTATTTTTGTTGCTGTCAGAATTTTCAATTTTGAAATCTAATTTGAGAAAATATTTGCTACAAAGATGTTTTTCAATTG
Proteins encoded in this region:
- the feoB gene encoding ferrous iron transport protein B; translation: MRRDIKVALIGNPNTGKTSIFNALTGLNQKVGNYPGITVEKKIGHCKLTDDVKVEIIDLPGTYSLNANSMDERVAVNILLNKNEELYPDVVVVTADVENLKQNLLIFTQIKDLNLPTVLVVNMADQMKRKGIKIDIPALERELKTKVILTSTRTRTGLDELKIVLANYSELPVHSFLDINRLDAPYFHNLTTLFPKENPYKLWLIISHNTDFIESHKEIDLAGVRNTKSESEIKRMKQRETILRYQQINDILKKTYSVSLSEAKTLRAKLDKILIHKIFGYVIFAMVLLLVFQAVYDWSSYPMDWIEGNLEKFTNWASEKLPKGALTELLTEGILPGITGILIFIPQIAILFFFISLLEESGYMSRVVFLMDNIMRRFGLNGKSVVPLISGAACAIPAVMIARNIESWKERLITILVTPFMTCSARLPVYLIIIALVIPDGEFLFISYKAFTLFALYVLGFVVALLSAFVLDKLLKIKKGKSFFIAEMPNYKVPLWQNVAITVYEKTKSFVLGAGKIILAISVILWFLGSHGMGEKYNNIENEATTLAQQQQWDETQTAHFIESAQLEYSYLGYIGKTIEPIFRPLGYDWKISIGVLSSFAAREVFIATLASIYSLGGDLDTEEEEGERTILSKLRSETRPDGTSVYTFATGISLLLFYAFAMQCLSTMAVVRRETNSWKWTAVQWCFMTGIAYISAMLAYQFL
- a CDS encoding FeoA family protein translates to MEKTSAKGKLTVSHLKKGEKGIIKHIDIENVPLKLIELGCFVGSEVEVIEKSVFGDPIYVNMNNSYLSIRKEMASLIEIEKI